A section of the Paenibacillus yonginensis genome encodes:
- a CDS encoding VOC family protein, which yields MHPILNEIGTVFIPVSDIEAARDWYSGILGVQPEGEIQFGHLYVLPMKGTSIVLDSKIYAEDRIYKTPAFHLNTPDIEAAYSFMKDMKVDLITGIEHNHWFNFKDPDGNLLMVCKC from the coding sequence TTGCACCCGATTCTAAATGAAATTGGTACGGTATTTATTCCGGTGAGCGATATTGAAGCGGCTCGTGACTGGTACTCGGGTATTTTGGGCGTCCAGCCGGAGGGGGAGATCCAGTTTGGCCATCTTTATGTGCTTCCCATGAAGGGGACAAGCATCGTATTGGACAGCAAAATTTACGCGGAGGATCGCATTTACAAAACTCCGGCTTTTCATTTGAATACCCCGGATATTGAAGCAGCGTACAGCTTCATGAAGGATATGAAGGTTGATTTGATCACAGGTATCGAGCATAACCACTGGTTCAACTTCAAGGACCCAGACGGGAATCTGCTGATGGTCTGCAAGTGTTAA
- a CDS encoding Rrf2 family transcriptional regulator — MKQISTRFSIAVHTLSLIALNPNECTGDYIASSVNTNPVVIRRIMGMLKKAGLIDVRVGVGGASLLKNPEEISLLEVYRAVNAAEENQLFRIHENSNIKCPVGRNIEAVLQTEFLEAQRAMEQRLAQTTLQDLRGKFV, encoded by the coding sequence ATGAAGCAGATAAGCACAAGGTTTTCCATAGCGGTTCACACGCTTTCTTTGATTGCTTTAAATCCAAATGAATGTACAGGCGATTATATTGCCTCAAGCGTGAACACAAATCCGGTTGTGATCCGGAGAATCATGGGCATGCTGAAGAAAGCCGGGCTGATTGACGTCCGTGTGGGCGTCGGCGGCGCTTCTCTATTAAAGAATCCGGAGGAAATATCGCTGCTGGAGGTTTATCGGGCAGTTAACGCAGCTGAAGAAAATCAGTTGTTTCGAATCCACGAGAATTCCAATATTAAGTGTCCGGTTGGCCGGAATATCGAAGCGGTTCTGCAAACGGAGTTCCTTGAAGCCCAACGGGCCATGGAACAAAGGCTGGCACAAACTACGCTGCAGGATTTAAGGGGCAAATTTGTGTGA